The proteins below come from a single Leifsonia sp. 1010 genomic window:
- a CDS encoding FGGY-family carbohydrate kinase has protein sequence MVPADAAPAAPGDAAAARAREAIESGRTALGIEFGSTRIKACLVDADDPSVVLAVGAHEWENSYVDRLWTYPIEEVWSGLQAAYAALAADAQTRHGVAPTTVGSLGVSAMMHGYLAFDEAGELLVPFRTWRNTNTGAAARELTDLLGVNIPLRWSIAHLHQAVLDAEPHLPGVRSVTTLAGYVHRRLTGRQVLGVGDASGMFPIDPATGDYDAELVGRYDRLAAGRIPPLRDLLPEVLSAGEPAGDLTAEGAALLDPSGTLRPGATLCPPEGDAGTGMVATASVAPRTGNVSAGTSIFAMVVLERPLAEVHDELDVVTTPAGDPVAMVHCNNGASELAEWAGLFGRFAAASGRPADPDAVFDTLLREALTGDDDAGGLLAYNHLAGEPIAGLTEGRPLLVRTPGSRFTLGNLVRAEVYGVFATLALGMRVLAREGVALDRMLAHGGVFRTAGVAQRFLAGALDAPVSVAHTASEGGAWGIAVLAAYLDARAENGQDLDTYLRERVFRDVAFETAEPRPEDVAGFAAYLDRYDAGLAVERAAVTALPDTTASADRPTEGSDQ, from the coding sequence ATGGTGCCAGCCGACGCCGCCCCTGCGGCTCCCGGAGACGCAGCCGCCGCCCGCGCCCGCGAGGCCATCGAGTCGGGCCGCACCGCGCTCGGGATCGAGTTCGGCTCGACCCGCATCAAGGCCTGCCTGGTGGATGCGGATGACCCGTCGGTCGTCCTCGCCGTCGGCGCCCACGAGTGGGAGAACTCCTACGTCGACCGCCTCTGGACCTACCCGATCGAGGAGGTCTGGTCCGGCCTCCAAGCGGCGTACGCCGCCCTGGCCGCCGACGCGCAGACCCGCCACGGCGTCGCGCCGACCACCGTCGGCTCCCTCGGCGTCTCGGCGATGATGCACGGCTACCTCGCCTTCGACGAGGCGGGCGAGCTGCTCGTGCCGTTCCGCACCTGGCGCAACACGAACACGGGAGCGGCGGCACGCGAGCTGACCGACCTGCTGGGCGTCAACATCCCGCTCCGCTGGTCGATCGCCCACCTGCACCAGGCCGTCCTCGACGCCGAACCCCACCTCCCGGGCGTCCGGTCCGTCACCACGCTGGCCGGGTACGTGCACCGTCGGCTCACCGGGCGCCAGGTGCTCGGGGTCGGGGATGCGTCGGGCATGTTCCCGATCGACCCCGCGACCGGCGACTACGACGCCGAGCTCGTCGGCCGCTACGACCGGCTCGCCGCCGGCCGCATCCCTCCGCTCCGCGACCTGCTGCCCGAAGTTCTCTCCGCCGGAGAGCCCGCGGGCGACCTGACCGCTGAGGGTGCTGCGCTCCTCGACCCGTCCGGCACGTTGCGTCCCGGCGCGACCCTGTGCCCGCCCGAGGGCGACGCCGGCACCGGCATGGTCGCGACGGCATCCGTCGCACCGCGCACTGGCAATGTGAGCGCCGGCACCAGCATCTTCGCCATGGTTGTACTGGAGCGTCCGCTGGCCGAGGTGCACGACGAGCTGGATGTGGTGACCACCCCCGCAGGCGACCCGGTCGCCATGGTCCACTGCAACAACGGTGCCAGTGAGCTCGCCGAGTGGGCCGGACTCTTCGGCCGCTTCGCCGCCGCGTCCGGCCGCCCCGCCGATCCCGACGCCGTGTTCGACACCCTGCTGCGGGAGGCGCTGACCGGTGACGATGACGCCGGCGGCCTGCTCGCCTACAACCACCTCGCGGGCGAGCCCATCGCCGGGCTCACCGAGGGTCGTCCGCTCCTCGTCCGCACGCCGGGCAGCCGCTTCACCCTCGGCAACCTGGTGCGCGCGGAGGTCTACGGGGTGTTCGCGACCCTGGCGCTCGGGATGCGCGTCCTCGCACGCGAGGGCGTCGCGCTCGACCGGATGCTCGCCCACGGCGGCGTGTTCCGCACCGCCGGCGTCGCCCAGCGCTTCCTGGCCGGTGCCCTCGACGCTCCCGTCTCCGTCGCGCACACCGCCTCGGAGGGCGGGGCTTGGGGGATCGCCGTCCTCGCCGCCTACCTGGATGCGCGAGCCGAGAACGGCCAGGACCTCGACACCTACCTGCGCGAGCGCGTGTTCCGCGATGTCGCCTTCGAGACCGCCGAGCCGCGGCCGGAGGACGTCGCCGGCTTCGCCGCCTACCTCGACCGCTACGACGCCGGCCTCGCCGTGGAGCGCGCGGCCGTGACCGCCCTGCCCGACACCACCGCCTCCGCCGATCGCCCAACGGAAGGATCCGACCAGTGA
- a CDS encoding LacI family DNA-binding transcriptional regulator, protein MSEVGRPPGVREVAAAAGVSRQTVSRVLNDHPSIRPETRARVLAAMADLDFRPNRAARMLTTARSRTIGVLAASASSLFGPASSIDAVENAGRAAGYTVTVAHAASLDPSDLQAAIGHLREQAVEGIVVIAPQQRVQDAMGQFSLSLPSVTLHGAGGAGDEGVFVDQELGARLATRHLLAAGHRRIAHLSGPGDWTEARARRDGFLAEMAAAGADAVVSREGDWTAASGAAIGAELVADRSIRAVFASNDQMALGVLHAARVAGRSIPDDLAVVGFDDIPEAAFFAPPLTTVRQEFAELGRRCVARLVALLEGGDLAFEEPVAPVLVVRDSA, encoded by the coding sequence GTGAGCGAGGTCGGTCGGCCCCCGGGCGTGCGCGAGGTCGCCGCGGCCGCCGGCGTCTCGCGCCAGACCGTCTCCCGCGTGCTCAACGACCACCCGAGCATCCGGCCGGAGACCCGTGCCCGGGTGCTCGCCGCGATGGCCGACCTCGACTTCCGGCCGAACCGCGCTGCCCGCATGCTGACCACTGCGCGCTCGCGGACCATCGGGGTGCTGGCCGCGTCGGCCTCCTCCCTCTTCGGCCCGGCCTCGAGCATCGACGCCGTGGAGAATGCCGGCCGCGCCGCCGGTTACACCGTCACCGTGGCCCACGCCGCGTCCCTCGACCCGTCCGATTTGCAGGCGGCCATCGGGCATCTGCGCGAGCAGGCCGTCGAGGGGATCGTCGTGATCGCACCGCAGCAGCGGGTTCAGGATGCGATGGGCCAGTTCTCGCTCTCCCTGCCGTCGGTGACCCTGCACGGCGCGGGCGGCGCCGGCGACGAGGGCGTCTTCGTCGATCAGGAGCTCGGCGCACGCCTCGCCACGCGGCATCTCCTGGCGGCCGGGCACCGCCGCATCGCGCACCTGAGCGGACCGGGCGACTGGACGGAGGCGCGCGCCCGGCGCGACGGCTTCCTCGCCGAGATGGCGGCCGCGGGCGCCGACGCCGTGGTGTCGCGCGAAGGGGACTGGACGGCAGCCTCGGGCGCGGCCATCGGCGCTGAACTCGTGGCCGACCGCTCCATCCGCGCCGTCTTCGCCTCGAACGACCAGATGGCGCTCGGCGTGCTGCACGCTGCGCGGGTCGCGGGGCGTTCGATCCCGGACGATCTGGCCGTCGTCGGCTTCGACGACATCCCCGAGGCGGCGTTCTTCGCGCCGCCGCTGACGACGGTCCGGCAGGAGTTCGCCGAGCTCGGCCGCCGCTGTGTCGCGCGCCTGGTCGCGCTGCTGGAGGGCGGTGACCTCGCGTTCGAGGAGCCCGTGGCCCCCGTCCTCGTCGTCCGCGACTCCGCCTGA
- a CDS encoding APC family permease gives MTAASSPDRGGALLRRLTLGDAIGIGLGSMIGAGVFAAFSPAASAAGAGLLVGLAIAGFIAFCNATSSAQLAAQYPTSGGTYVYGRERLGEWAGFFAGWSFVVGKTASSAAMALTFATYAVPGPWVKPVAIAAVAVLTLVNSVGVTRTALLTRILVAVSLVALTVAVVIGFTHTAPSAAQPGPAVTAYGILQSAGFLFFAFAGYARIATMGEEVVEPERTIPRAIVTALGITLVVYVLVALATLHALGAAGLAEVAAPLGAVADTSGAAWPGVVIRIGAAAAALGALLAMIAGIGRTSLAMARQSDLPSWFADVHPRYRVPYRAELAVGLVVCVLVAVTDLRGAIGFSSFGVLLYYLIANASAWTQDRAHRRYPQFLAVAGAIGCVVLVATLPVAAIVAGIVVIAVGIGYRFVRLRVTRRPQRGEENR, from the coding sequence GTGACCGCCGCATCCAGCCCGGATCGGGGAGGCGCCCTCCTCCGACGGCTCACCCTCGGAGACGCCATCGGCATCGGCCTAGGGTCGATGATCGGCGCCGGGGTCTTCGCCGCTTTCTCCCCCGCCGCTTCCGCCGCGGGCGCGGGGCTGCTCGTCGGGTTGGCGATCGCGGGGTTCATCGCGTTCTGCAACGCGACGTCGTCGGCCCAGCTGGCCGCCCAGTACCCGACCTCGGGCGGCACCTACGTCTACGGGCGTGAACGCCTCGGCGAGTGGGCGGGCTTCTTCGCGGGCTGGTCGTTCGTCGTCGGGAAGACGGCCAGCTCGGCCGCGATGGCGCTGACTTTCGCGACCTACGCCGTGCCGGGTCCGTGGGTGAAGCCGGTCGCGATCGCGGCGGTCGCCGTGCTCACGCTGGTCAACAGCGTCGGCGTGACGCGGACGGCGCTGCTGACGCGCATCCTCGTCGCCGTCTCGCTGGTCGCGCTGACAGTCGCGGTCGTCATCGGTTTCACGCACACCGCGCCGAGCGCCGCGCAACCGGGACCCGCGGTCACCGCCTACGGCATCCTCCAGTCGGCGGGGTTCCTGTTCTTCGCGTTTGCCGGATACGCCCGCATCGCCACCATGGGCGAGGAGGTGGTGGAGCCGGAACGCACGATCCCGCGGGCCATCGTGACGGCACTCGGCATCACGCTCGTCGTCTACGTGCTGGTCGCGCTCGCGACGCTGCACGCTCTCGGCGCGGCCGGGTTGGCCGAGGTGGCCGCTCCACTCGGGGCGGTGGCCGACACCAGCGGCGCGGCCTGGCCGGGCGTCGTCATCCGGATCGGCGCAGCGGCCGCAGCGCTCGGCGCCCTGCTCGCGATGATCGCGGGGATCGGGCGGACGAGCCTTGCGATGGCGCGCCAGAGCGACCTCCCCTCGTGGTTCGCGGACGTGCACCCGCGCTACCGGGTTCCGTACCGGGCCGAGCTCGCCGTGGGACTGGTCGTCTGCGTGCTGGTCGCCGTCACGGATCTGCGCGGCGCGATCGGCTTCTCGTCCTTCGGCGTGCTGCTCTACTACCTGATCGCCAACGCGTCCGCCTGGACGCAGGACCGCGCGCACCGCAGGTATCCGCAGTTCCTCGCCGTCGCGGGCGCGATCGGCTGCGTCGTGCTCGTCGCCACCCTCCCGGTCGCCGCCATCGTCGCCGGGATCGTGGTGATCGCCGTCGGGATCGGCTACCGTTTCGTGCGACTGCGGGTGACCCGGCGACCGCAGCGCGGAGAGGAGAACCGATGA
- a CDS encoding L-ribulose-5-phosphate 4-epimerase, with protein MTDAQTPTDANAATPTPESPAVRAVRERVAALHAELVRYQLVVWTGGNVSGRVPGEDLFVIKPSGVDYDDLAPENMILCTLDGEVVPGSLGSERSPSSDTAAHAFVYRSMPEVGGVVHTHSTYATAWAARAEPIPCAITAMADEFGGEIPVGPFAIIGDDSIGRGIVSTLTGHRSRAVLMQNHGVFTIGSDARDAVKAAVMAEDVARTMHIARQGGDVVPIPQEAIDRLFDRYQNVYGQTPEGPTA; from the coding sequence GTGACCGACGCCCAGACCCCGACCGACGCAAACGCCGCCACTCCGACCCCCGAGTCCCCGGCCGTCCGCGCCGTCCGCGAGCGCGTCGCCGCCCTGCACGCCGAGCTGGTCCGCTACCAGCTGGTCGTCTGGACCGGCGGCAACGTCTCCGGCCGCGTGCCGGGCGAGGACCTGTTCGTCATCAAGCCGAGCGGCGTCGACTACGACGACCTCGCGCCCGAGAACATGATCCTCTGCACCCTCGACGGCGAGGTCGTCCCCGGGTCGCTCGGCTCCGAGCGGTCGCCGTCGTCCGACACCGCCGCCCACGCATTCGTCTACCGCAGCATGCCCGAGGTCGGCGGCGTCGTGCACACGCACTCCACCTACGCGACCGCCTGGGCGGCGCGCGCCGAGCCCATCCCGTGCGCCATCACCGCGATGGCCGACGAGTTCGGCGGTGAGATCCCGGTCGGGCCGTTCGCGATCATCGGCGACGACTCCATCGGCCGCGGCATCGTGTCGACGCTCACCGGTCACCGCAGCCGCGCCGTGCTCATGCAGAACCACGGCGTCTTCACCATCGGCTCCGACGCGCGCGACGCCGTGAAGGCCGCCGTCATGGCCGAGGATGTCGCCCGCACGATGCACATCGCGCGCCAGGGCGGCGATGTCGTCCCCATTCCTCAGGAGGCGATCGACCGCCTCTTCGACCGTTACCAGAACGTCTACGGACAGACCCCGGAAGGACCCACCGCCTGA
- a CDS encoding NAD(P)-dependent oxidoreductase, translating into MAFFVITGGSGTIGTTIAPRLIADGHRVRTLDAVKAPDDATWEHVVAEIQDVDALTKHFAGADIVLHLAGYPTERAWNDILTVNIDGTRNVLEAARVAGVQRVLLASSIHAVGFARAADVRDVEVLPPRPDTYYGVSKAAMEALGSLYADRFGMTVVSARICQFGDRPTDTLGVATWFSPGDAVRLMEAAAALDRPGHAVVWGVSANRPGWFSTTAGESIGFVARDDAVAVLERDGEDRGMPDERGVIGGSFASDDHPVGQEW; encoded by the coding sequence ATGGCATTCTTCGTGATCACCGGCGGCAGCGGAACGATCGGCACGACCATCGCACCGCGGCTGATCGCCGACGGGCACCGCGTGCGCACTCTGGATGCGGTAAAAGCACCCGACGACGCCACCTGGGAGCACGTGGTCGCCGAGATCCAGGACGTCGACGCGCTCACAAAGCACTTCGCGGGCGCAGACATCGTGCTGCATCTGGCGGGCTACCCGACCGAGCGCGCGTGGAACGACATCCTCACCGTCAACATCGACGGGACGCGGAACGTGCTCGAAGCGGCGCGGGTCGCGGGGGTGCAGCGCGTCCTGCTGGCGAGCTCCATCCACGCGGTCGGCTTCGCGCGCGCGGCCGACGTGCGCGACGTGGAGGTGCTCCCGCCCCGCCCGGACACGTACTACGGCGTGAGCAAGGCGGCGATGGAAGCGCTCGGCAGCCTGTACGCGGACCGGTTCGGCATGACCGTCGTGTCGGCGCGCATCTGCCAGTTCGGCGACCGCCCGACCGACACGCTCGGCGTCGCCACGTGGTTCTCGCCGGGCGACGCCGTCCGGCTCATGGAGGCCGCGGCGGCGCTGGACCGGCCGGGTCACGCCGTGGTGTGGGGCGTGTCGGCGAACCGCCCCGGCTGGTTCTCGACGACGGCGGGCGAGTCGATCGGATTCGTGGCGCGGGACGACGCGGTCGCCGTGCTGGAGCGCGACGGCGAGGACCGGGGCATGCCGGACGAGCGGGGCGTCATCGGCGGGTCCTTCGCCTCTGACGACCACCCGGTCGGTCAGGAGTGGTGA
- the araA gene encoding L-arabinose isomerase, with product MPKLITSLDVYEVWFITGSQHLYGPETLAQVAEQSRAIADELGASPDVPVKIVWKPVLTDADAIRRIMLEANADDRVIGVIAWMHTFSPAKMWIAGLDALQKPLLHLHTQANVELPWAEIDFDFMNLNQAAHGDREFGYILTRLGVPRTTVAGHVSNPVVSARVGTWMRAAAGRAATRTLKLARFGDNMRFVAVTEGDKTEAEHIFGVQVNTWGVNELADAVAAAPADAVDALVAEYEEQYDVAPELRRGGERHQSLRDGAAIELGLRSFLEEGGFGAFTTSFEDLGALKQLPGLAVQRLMAEGYGFGAEGDWKTAVLVRAANVMGAGLPGGASLMEDYTYDLTPGDERILGAHMLEVSPSLSSATPTLEVHPLGIGGKDDPVRLVFTADPGPAVVVALSDVRDRFRLVANVVEVVEPSAPLPKLPVGRAVWKPQPDFTTSATAWLEAGAAHHTVMSTAVGVEVFEDFARMLRTELIVIDDTTTLRSVRRDLDANAAYYRLARGI from the coding sequence ATGCCGAAGCTCATCACCTCCCTCGACGTCTACGAGGTCTGGTTCATCACCGGGAGCCAGCACCTGTACGGACCGGAGACCCTCGCGCAGGTCGCCGAGCAGTCCCGCGCCATCGCCGACGAGCTGGGCGCGTCGCCCGACGTGCCCGTGAAGATCGTGTGGAAGCCGGTCCTCACCGACGCCGACGCCATCCGCCGCATCATGCTCGAGGCGAACGCCGACGACCGCGTCATCGGCGTGATCGCGTGGATGCACACCTTCAGCCCCGCGAAGATGTGGATCGCCGGCCTCGACGCGCTGCAGAAGCCGCTGCTCCACCTGCACACGCAGGCGAACGTCGAGCTGCCCTGGGCCGAGATCGACTTCGACTTCATGAACCTCAACCAGGCCGCCCACGGCGACCGCGAGTTCGGCTACATCCTGACGCGCCTCGGCGTGCCGCGCACCACGGTCGCCGGGCACGTCTCGAACCCGGTCGTCTCGGCACGCGTCGGCACGTGGATGCGCGCAGCGGCCGGCCGGGCCGCCACCCGCACGCTGAAGCTCGCCCGCTTCGGCGACAACATGCGCTTCGTCGCCGTCACCGAGGGCGACAAGACCGAGGCCGAGCACATCTTCGGTGTCCAGGTGAACACGTGGGGCGTGAACGAGCTGGCGGATGCGGTCGCCGCGGCGCCGGCCGACGCCGTCGACGCCCTCGTCGCCGAGTACGAGGAGCAGTACGACGTCGCTCCGGAGCTGCGCCGCGGCGGCGAGCGCCACCAGTCACTGCGCGACGGCGCGGCCATCGAGCTGGGCCTGCGTTCTTTCCTGGAGGAGGGCGGTTTCGGCGCGTTCACGACAAGTTTCGAGGATCTGGGCGCCCTGAAGCAGCTGCCCGGGCTCGCCGTCCAGCGGCTGATGGCCGAGGGTTACGGTTTCGGTGCTGAGGGCGACTGGAAGACCGCCGTCCTGGTGCGCGCGGCCAACGTGATGGGCGCGGGCCTGCCCGGCGGCGCATCCCTCATGGAGGACTACACGTACGACCTGACGCCCGGCGACGAGCGCATCCTGGGCGCGCACATGCTCGAGGTGAGCCCGTCGCTCAGCTCGGCGACGCCGACGCTCGAGGTGCACCCGCTCGGCATCGGCGGCAAGGACGACCCGGTCCGACTCGTCTTCACGGCGGACCCGGGTCCGGCGGTCGTCGTGGCGCTGTCGGATGTGCGCGACCGGTTCCGCCTGGTCGCCAACGTGGTCGAGGTGGTCGAGCCGTCGGCTCCGCTGCCGAAGCTGCCGGTCGGCCGCGCGGTGTGGAAGCCGCAGCCCGACTTCACGACGTCGGCGACCGCGTGGCTCGAGGCCGGCGCGGCGCACCACACGGTGATGAGCACCGCGGTCGGGGTCGAGGTCTTCGAGGACTTCGCCCGCATGCTGCGCACCGAGCTCATCGTCATCGACGACACGACGACGCTCCGCTCGGTGCGCCGCGATCTCGACGCGAACGCC
- a CDS encoding SDR family oxidoreductase: protein MTTSTPSDTSSAASAASSAPKRPIALVTGASRGIGKAIAVELGRSHHILVGGRDAAAVDAVVAELPSAEPYVADLVADLSGASFPPLPDRLDVLVHSAGVEDGGTIEETDADVWRHVFEVNVFAVAALTRRALPALRAAEGLVVAINSGSGLSSGPGGGVYAGSKFALRALTDALREEERPRGVRVSSIHPGRVDTDMQRALVAREGLDYDTTYTITPEMVAATVRTAVDLPPTGTVESLSVRPVHRR from the coding sequence ATGACCACATCCACACCCTCCGACACGTCGTCAGCCGCATCCGCCGCGTCCTCCGCACCGAAGCGACCCATCGCTCTCGTCACCGGCGCCTCCCGCGGCATCGGCAAGGCGATCGCCGTCGAGCTCGGGCGCTCGCACCACATCCTGGTCGGCGGGCGGGACGCGGCGGCCGTGGATGCGGTGGTCGCCGAGCTGCCGTCGGCCGAGCCGTACGTGGCCGACCTGGTCGCCGACCTGTCCGGCGCCTCGTTTCCGCCGCTGCCCGACCGACTCGACGTGCTCGTCCACTCGGCCGGCGTGGAAGACGGCGGCACGATCGAGGAGACCGACGCGGACGTGTGGCGGCACGTCTTCGAGGTGAATGTGTTCGCCGTCGCCGCGCTCACGCGGCGAGCGCTTCCGGCACTGCGGGCCGCGGAAGGGCTGGTGGTCGCCATCAACAGCGGCTCGGGCCTCTCCAGCGGGCCAGGCGGCGGGGTCTATGCGGGCTCCAAGTTCGCACTGCGGGCGCTCACCGACGCGTTGCGCGAGGAGGAGCGTCCCCGCGGGGTGCGCGTCAGCAGCATCCACCCGGGCCGGGTCGACACCGACATGCAACGTGCTCTCGTCGCCCGCGAGGGCCTCGACTACGACACGACGTACACGATCACGCCCGAGATGGTCGCGGCGACCGTCCGCACCGCGGTCGACCTGCCCCCCACCGGCACCGTCGAGTCCCTCAGCGTGCGCCCCGTCCACCGCCGCTGA
- a CDS encoding ricin-type beta-trefoil lectin domain protein gives MPVGVAADPAAAWVRKSTTCKYSGSAALYIKYPAAAPATYRSSLTRAAVAWSAWSGTTGVSISVIDEAAPVPAGGVSVKFNVQEELGPATYANASPKCARGTGRFAGGVLNIATVWMETATDTLRQTIFTHEIGHIIGLGHNEDQNVCATVMSAVNTEDSICGDNGGPYVDDVAGVVAIWRPNATPGFPAESRINVASDSRRHLASSWASTSGWARPVGFRPASPDGYWDWTFVKDKANDGWGWIVNSASGYCLKRESRTSSTHMGWCKDDSARWLVRPGANGARLLNKATNYCLGATKFEPGFPDHATTVDCTHPDSLLQIAKTTQTRTKRSLPEATSVGGPIVGAGSDRCLTAQGGLYSPGREVAIFSCAGTAAQKWLFKPVTGGFRISVFQDPVVPDADDILVDESVASGTMCLTGAGESVSTLPCVRSAATTWTAAPDGTLRNQGTGTCLNVRGGATKDDSRLMLYPCSTESNMVWSSPELLTAGGLVSLAPVSSAGGVLSTAPAPGGNPDQRVRSVLSKNPATDKARFQWEEVAGSNGGGLIRNAETGTCLRWKAQGAEAVLDGACDGNDASYRWAPTQQVKGAWKIQNQYTGECLDLWWAQDSENTTIGMHGCNGGTNQLWRAVPNPSPEPASTNTPGVANLAALGTPTQSSTLDPYSSGAAKAVDGNTDANPSAGSVSATSGSDAYSWWQLDLGDPTAVGTVTIHHAAGSHPSYNEFYVLASNSPIPNSNPAYLGGSQITAVHVYEPWAATTAVKLDGDYRYLRVALDRGSQLSLAEVMVASR, from the coding sequence GTGCCGGTCGGAGTTGCGGCGGATCCTGCAGCCGCGTGGGTACGCAAGTCGACGACCTGCAAGTACTCCGGCTCGGCGGCGCTCTACATCAAGTACCCGGCAGCGGCACCCGCAACCTACCGCTCGTCGTTGACGCGGGCGGCGGTTGCGTGGTCGGCATGGTCCGGCACCACCGGTGTGAGCATCTCGGTGATCGATGAGGCGGCCCCGGTCCCGGCCGGCGGCGTCAGCGTGAAGTTCAACGTCCAGGAGGAGTTGGGGCCGGCAACCTACGCAAACGCGTCACCGAAGTGCGCCAGGGGCACGGGAAGGTTCGCAGGCGGAGTCCTGAACATCGCGACCGTGTGGATGGAGACGGCGACCGATACGCTTCGCCAGACCATCTTCACGCACGAGATCGGCCACATCATCGGCCTCGGGCACAACGAGGACCAGAACGTGTGCGCGACGGTCATGTCAGCGGTGAACACCGAAGACTCCATCTGCGGCGACAACGGCGGCCCCTATGTGGACGACGTCGCCGGGGTGGTGGCGATCTGGCGTCCGAACGCCACACCGGGGTTTCCCGCCGAGTCCCGCATCAACGTCGCGTCGGACTCCAGGCGGCACCTGGCGTCGTCCTGGGCGTCGACGTCCGGTTGGGCGCGCCCGGTGGGCTTCCGTCCAGCGTCGCCGGACGGCTACTGGGACTGGACGTTCGTCAAGGACAAGGCGAACGACGGCTGGGGCTGGATCGTCAATTCCGCGTCCGGCTACTGCCTCAAGCGCGAGTCGCGAACGAGTTCCACGCACATGGGGTGGTGCAAGGACGACTCCGCCCGCTGGTTGGTCCGTCCCGGTGCGAACGGCGCCAGGCTGCTCAATAAGGCGACCAATTACTGCCTCGGAGCGACGAAGTTCGAACCCGGGTTCCCCGACCACGCCACCACGGTGGACTGTACCCATCCGGACTCGCTCCTGCAGATCGCGAAGACGACGCAGACGCGCACGAAGCGGTCTCTGCCGGAGGCGACGTCGGTCGGCGGCCCGATCGTCGGAGCAGGGTCGGATCGCTGCCTGACTGCCCAGGGCGGCCTGTACTCACCGGGGCGGGAGGTGGCCATCTTCTCGTGCGCAGGAACGGCGGCCCAGAAGTGGCTGTTCAAGCCCGTTACGGGCGGCTTCCGGATCAGCGTGTTCCAAGACCCCGTGGTCCCGGACGCTGACGACATCCTGGTCGACGAGTCCGTCGCATCCGGAACGATGTGCCTGACCGGAGCGGGCGAGTCGGTCAGCACGCTGCCCTGCGTGCGATCGGCGGCGACGACGTGGACGGCCGCTCCGGATGGGACGCTACGCAATCAGGGGACCGGGACGTGCCTGAACGTCCGAGGCGGTGCCACGAAGGACGACTCGCGCCTCATGCTGTATCCGTGCTCCACCGAATCCAACATGGTGTGGAGTTCGCCGGAGCTCCTCACCGCCGGCGGTCTCGTGTCGCTCGCCCCTGTCTCGTCCGCGGGCGGCGTGCTGTCGACGGCTCCCGCTCCGGGCGGAAACCCCGACCAGCGCGTGCGGTCGGTACTGTCGAAGAACCCGGCGACCGACAAGGCTCGGTTCCAGTGGGAAGAAGTCGCCGGCAGCAACGGGGGCGGTCTCATCCGAAACGCGGAGACGGGAACGTGTCTGCGCTGGAAAGCGCAGGGCGCGGAGGCCGTCCTCGACGGGGCCTGTGACGGGAACGACGCTTCGTACCGCTGGGCGCCGACGCAGCAGGTGAAGGGCGCCTGGAAGATCCAGAACCAGTACACCGGAGAGTGCCTCGATCTCTGGTGGGCTCAGGACTCCGAGAACACCACCATCGGCATGCACGGATGCAACGGTGGAACCAACCAGTTGTGGCGGGCGGTGCCCAACCCGTCGCCGGAGCCGGCGTCCACCAACACACCCGGGGTCGCCAACCTGGCCGCGCTCGGCACGCCGACGCAGTCGTCGACCCTCGACCCGTACTCGTCCGGTGCCGCCAAGGCGGTCGACGGCAACACCGACGCGAACCCGTCCGCAGGCTCCGTCTCGGCCACGTCAGGGAGCGACGCGTACTCGTGGTGGCAGCTCGATCTCGGAGATCCGACGGCCGTCGGCACCGTCACCATCCATCACGCCGCGGGCTCTCATCCCTCGTACAACGAGTTCTACGTGCTGGCCTCGAACAGCCCCATCCCCAATTCGAATCCGGCGTACCTCGGAGGCAGCCAGATCACGGCCGTGCATGTCTACGAGCCCTGGGCGGCTACGACGGCGGTGAAGCTCGACGGCGACTACCGGTACCTCCGCGTCGCCCTCGATCGAGGTAGCCAGCTCTCGCTCGCGGAGGTCATGGTCGCCTCGCGGTGA